In Halobaculum magnesiiphilum, the following proteins share a genomic window:
- a CDS encoding creatininase family protein — MVVLPGSTTGWSYIRPTYVPNYAEWMWNESIPDLVSDVFEHNGPHGGPKETAMIMHIAEELVRTDQLESARDGGIVDLADANLRTNGARTFYDSADNSGNGVFGDQTDATPEKGEKLFEAATDQLVHLLEWIDDQPFADLMPKSHVDPQPGSRR; from the coding sequence ATGGTGGTACTACCGGGTAGTACTACTGGGTGGTCGTATATACGTCCTACGTACGTTCCCAACTACGCCGAGTGGATGTGGAATGAATCGATCCCGGACCTCGTCTCGGACGTGTTCGAGCACAACGGCCCCCACGGCGGCCCGAAGGAGACGGCGATGATCATGCACATCGCCGAGGAGTTGGTCCGGACGGATCAACTGGAGTCGGCCCGCGACGGCGGAATCGTCGATCTCGCGGACGCGAACCTCCGGACCAACGGCGCGCGGACCTTCTACGACTCGGCGGACAACTCCGGGAACGGCGTCTTCGGCGACCAGACCGACGCAACGCCCGAGAAGGGGGAGAAGCTGTTCGAGGCCGCGACCGACCAGCTCGTCCACCTGCTGGAGTGGATCGACGACCAGCCGTTCGCGGACCTCATGCCGAAATCGCACGTGGATCCACAGCCCGGCAGCCGCCGATGA